The region GTCGCCGTTTCTCACGACGACGCTCGTCTCGATGCCCGCCTCGGTGACTCGGGCGGTCGAACTCGCGTCGGCGGCGTCGCCCGACGTGTTGCAACTGCACGGCGACTTCGACGCCGACGAGTTCCAGCGAATCAGCGTACAGACGGACGCCCGCGTCGTCGCCGTCGTGGACGCCGAGTCGTCCGCCCGCGCGCGCGCCGTCGCGCACGTCGTGGACGGCGTCCTCGTCGATTCCGTCTCCGAGGACGGCGCGGGCGGGACGGGCGAGACGCACGATTGGACGGCCACCGCCGAGGTGGTCGAGACGCTCGACGCCCCCGTGACGCTCGCGGGCGGACTCACGCCCGAGAACGTCGCGGAGGCGGTTCGGACGGTCCGTCCCTACGCCGTCGACGTCGCAAGCGGCGTCGAAGCCGAGGGCGGCGTGAAGGATCACGACGCCGTCCGAGCGTTCGTTCGGAACGCGAAGGCGGCGGCCGACGCGTCCGAACGCGCCCGGGACGACGGCGGAAGCGAGGGCGACCGGGACGGCGAACGGGAGGTGCCGTCGTGACGAACGTCTCGCTCTCCCGTTCGCGCGAGGAGTTCGCGTCCCTTCTCGACGCCGAGGAGGGACGTGCCGTCGCGCACCTGACCGCCGACTTGCCGGCCACCTCGCCGCTTTCGGCCTACGCCGCGCTCTCGGACCGGAGCGACTACGGCTTCCTCTTAGAGAGCGCCGAGAAGACGCCCTCCTCCGATCCGGACGGCGCGTTCGCCGCCGACGGCGACGGCGACGGCGCGGACGCCGACCGCCACGCGCGGTACTCGTTCGTCGGCTACGACCCGGAGGCCGTCGTCACCGTCGGCCCCGACGGCACGGACGTGGAGACGCTGGGCGGCCGCGCCGCCGAGGTGGTCGCTGAGGCGTGTTCGGGTTCTCGGGACGGAGACGTACTCGACAATCTCCGAACCGCGCTTCCGGACCTCCCGCGCGTCGGGTTCCCGGACGACGAACGCCAGCAACTCCGCGGCGGACTCGTCGGCTTCCTCGCGTACGAGGCGGTGTACGACCTCTGGCTCGAAGAGGTGGGCGTCGAACGCCCCGACTCGCCGGTGCCGGACGCGCAGTTCGTCCTGACGACGCGGACGCTCTCGTTCGACCACGCCGAGGACACCGTCCGACTCGTGTTCACCCCCGTCGTCGGACCGGACGACGACCCCGACGCGGTGTACGACGAACTGCTCTCGGAGGCGCGCGCCGTCGCCGAGACGCTCTCGGCGGCCGAGGAACCCGAAACCGGAGGGTTCGTCAAGTCCGGCGAGACGGCCGGCCCGCAGGACGAGTACGAGGACGCCGTTCGGCGGACGAAGCGGCACGTCCTCGACGGCGACATCTATCAGGCCGTCATCTCCCGCGTGCGCGAACTCCGCGGGTCCGTCGACCCGATGGGACTGTACGAGGCGCTTCGGGAGGTCAACCCCTCGCCGTACATGTACCTGCTCCGGCACGACGACCGGGTCGTCGTCGGCGCGAGTCCGGAGACGCTGGTCTCCGTGCAGGGGCGGCGCGTCGTCTCGAACCCCATCGCGGGCACCTGTCCCCGCGGGACGAGTCCGGTCGAGGACCGCCGCCTCGCCGGCGAGATGCTCGCCGACGGGAAGGAACGCGCCGAGCACACGATGCTCGTGGACCTCGCGCGAAACGACGTGCGCCGCGTCTCCGAACCGGGGAGCGTCCGCGTCGAGGAGTTCATGAACGTCCTGAAGTACAGCCACGTCCAGCACATCGAATCGACCGTCACGGGGACGCTCGCGGAGGAGAACGACGCCTTCGACGCCACCCGCGCCTCCTTCCCCGCGGGCACCCTCACGGGCGCGCCGAAGGTGCGCGCGATGGAGATAATCGACGAGTTGGAACTGACGCCCCGCGGCGTCTACGGCGGCGGCGTCGGCTACTACTCGTGGTCCGGCGACGCCGACTTCGCCATCGTCATCCGCACCGCGGCGGTGCGACGCGGCGAGGAGGACGTAATCACCGTTCGGGCGGGCGCGGGCATCGTCGCCGACAGCGACCCCGCCGCCGAGTACGAGGAGACCGAACAGAAGATGGGCGGCGTCCTCGCCGCCGTCGAACGAATCGAACGCGAACCCGACGCGTCCGACTCCGCGGCGGCCGGGGAGGTGCCCCGATGACGCTCCGCCTCCTCGTCGTGGACAACTACGACTCGTTCACGTACAACCTCGTGGAGTACTTCTCCGAGCGGCGAATCGAGGGCGAACCCGTCGAGGTGGTGGTCCGGAAGAACACCGCTTCTCTCGACGAGATTCGGGACCTCGACCCGGACGCCATCGTCATCAGTCCGGGACCGGGCCACCCGAAGAACGACCGCGACGTGGGCGTGACCACGGAGGTGTTGACGACGCTCTCGACGGAGGTGCCGACGCTCGGCGTCTGTCTCGGCCTCGAAGCCGCGGTGTACGCCTACGGCGGCACCGTCGGCCACGCGCCGGAACCGATTCACGGCAAGGCGTTCCCGGTGGACCACGACGGACGCGGCGTCTTCGCGGGCCTCGAACAGGGCTTTCAGGCGGGGCGGTATCACTCGCTCGTCGCCACGGAGGTGCCCGACTGCTTCGAGGTGTCGGCGACGACGGACCACGAGGGAACTGACCTCGTCATGGGCGTCCGCCACCGCGAGTACCCCATCGAGTGCGTGCAGTTCCACCCCGAGAGCGTACTGACGGCCGTCGGCCACGACGTAGTCGCCAACTTCCTGCGGACCGTCGTCTCGGACCGCGCGTCCGTCGTCTGAGGTTTCGAGGTCGATTCTCCCGCGTTAGTCGAACCGTTCGACGACGAGCGGAGCGGCCAGTATCGCCGCAGTCACCACGCCCGTGAGGAGGACGACGGCCGCCGGCGGCGGGTCGAGTTTCGTGGCCACGTACCCGGCGGCGGCGAGGAAGGGCAGGACGCCGACGACGAGGACGGCCTGTTCGCGGCGCGACTCCACGCCCGGGTAGACGTCGAACGACTCCCAGGTGAGGGCCGCGCCCGCCGACGCGCCGAAGATGGCGAGTCCGTCCTGACTGGCACCGCTGACGAGGAGTGCGACGGTGCCGACGGCGGCGGCCAACCAGAACGCGTACCGGGGGACGTGCTTCGTCAGCGATATCGCGGCGAGGAGGAAGAGCGACCCGAACAGGACGCCCGCGACGACGTCTCTGACGTAGTGGACGCCGAGGACGACGCGCGAGAGGGCGATGAGGGCGACGGCGACGGACGCGACGGCGAACCTGACCCGCCGCGTCCCCTTCCGGAGGTCGTACGCGAGGATGCCGTAGGCGATGGTCGACATCGTCGCGTGTCCGCTGGGGAAACTGAACCCCGAGGCGGCGATGACGGCCACGTCAACCGACGGACGCGGTTCGCCGAAGAACGCCTTCAGGGCGACGACCAACCCCGCGCCCGCGATGGCCAATCCGAGCGAGTGCGCGCCGCGTTTCGCGTCCACGAACCAGTAATCGACGGTGAACAGAGTGAGGACGAAACCGACGCCGCCGAAGAACGTGACGACTATGAACAGCGGTATCAGTTCCGGCGGGACCACCTGACGGATGGTGTGACCCAACTCTGCACCCACGACTTGTGACCGACTCATCGTTGGGTGTAGGGGACGAGGTGGTCTTGTAGGTGATGGCATCGCTCCGCCCGCCGTTCGACTCGCCCGCGGAACCGCCCGTCAACTACATTCGTCTCGTCTCCGTCGCCCGTCCCATGGTTGATATAATCGGCCACGTCGGAATGGCGCTCATCTGGTTGGCCGTCGGATGGTTCCTGTACGCCGAACGGGCGGCGCTCGGATTCGTCGCCCTCGGCGCGCCGTTCGGCCTGCTTCCGGACATCGACCTCTGGTTGAGCCGGGCGTTTCCGACGGTTCACCACCACGGCATCACGCACACGATACTGTTCGTGAGCGTCGCGGCGGTGGCCATCGGCGCGATACTCGGAAAGTGGGTCGTGCCGTGGCTCGAAGCCCACTACGTCCCGGCCTCTGAAATCGGCAACCGGTACGCCTACGCCATCGGCGCGGTGTGGGTGGCGACCCTCAGTCACCTGTTCGCCGACATGCTGTCGGCTCCCGACATCGCTCAACCCATCGAGCCGTTCTGGCCGGTCGTCGGACAGGCCGTGGGCCTCGACGTGTTCTACTACAACTCCCCGCTCGTCAACTGGGGACTGTTCGTCGCGGGCCTCGTCCTCACGGCTGTCCTCTGGTGGTGGGACGACGACGCGCGCGCGGTGGCCGAAGCGTAAGTCCCGCACTCGCCCCACCGTCACGATTCTCCGCTCCGCGGGGCGAGCGTCCCGCCGGGGACGGCTTACAGGACGTTGACGCCCAGCGTCGAAAACAGCAGCAGTGCGGCGATGACGACGACGGCGATGGTGACCAGTCGCCACGCCACCTTCAGGACGAGGCGGGCGACGAGGATGGCGACGCCGATGGCGACGACGCCGACGAGCAACTGTCCGAGTTGGGTGGCGAGGAGGCCGCCCAGTTGGAGGGGGAGCGTCGCCCACGCGGCGAGCGTCTGGTCGAGGACCGGTGCGAACGTGGCGGACATACCCAACATATCGGCGCGGGAGAGAATAAGTCTGTGGGAGGACTGTCTCGCCTCCCCGGACGACCGGCGAACGGACGAGTAATCGCCCCGATAACGATACGCCAACTGGTACGTTTCCGACTCCCCCCGACCGTCGCGGGTTGATAAAGTCGCGGGCGCGCGGACCGGGCCGACCGCCGCGGCGCGAAACTGCAGTTCGAACCCCCCATCTCTTCGGCTGGACGTGACGGCTCCGTCTTTCGATTTTACCAGTCGTAACATTACTTTCACTCCGGTCTGAATACCGTTATGTCCGGTTGGGACCTACGGACGTACCGCGCTGTGAACGTGGGCGGGTAGAGTTCGGAATGTATGACAGAGCGATGAGAATTTCAGTCAGACATTACCCAATACCGAAGCCTTTACCGAAGCGCCTCCATTCACAAGCCATCGTTACTATGAACGGAACTGAGCCAGCCATCCGATTCGAAATCGCCCAGCAACGGGGTGCTGGGGCGGGGGAACAGTAGATGAGTCGCGCGGACATCTCGGCGGACGAGCTGCAGCTGCCGATAAAGCGCACCGAGGGGGACACGCTGGAGGACCGTCTGACCGCCAACGCCTACCACAACATCCTGCCGGCGCGGTACCTCCGAAAGGACGCCGACGGCGAACTCGTCGAGACGCAGGAGGAGCTGTTCGCTCGCGTCGCCAAGAACATCGCACTCGCGGAAGCCGTCTACGAGGCGGAGAAGCGCGACGCGACTGTCACCGTCACGCCCGACCAACTGAAGCCCGACCATCCGCGCCGCGACGAACTGGCGGCGGAAGTGTTCGGTAAGGGTACGGCGGCGGAAGACGACGCGGAGACGGAGCTTTCCGTCTACAACGTCAACAAGTTCGCCTACGACACCGTCGTCCCCGAACTCCCCGAGGAGATTCGCGCCGAAGTCGAGGCGAAGCGCGAGGAGTTCCAGGAGATGATGGAGTCGCTGTCGTTCATGCCGAACTCGCCGACGCTCATGAACGCCGGCGACGAACTCCAGCAGCTCTCCGCGTGTTTCGTCGACTCGCCCGACGACGACATCACCGACATCCACCAGACGGCGAAGGAGGCCGCCGAAGTGTTCCAGTCCGGCGGCGGCATGGGGTACGCCTTCTGGCGACTCCGCCCGTACGGCGACGCCGTGGGTTCGACCGGCGGCATCGCCTCCGGGCCCATCACGTTCATGCGGACGTACGACCAGATGTGCGAAACCATCGCACAGGGCGGCGCGCGCCGCGGCGCGCAGATGGGGGTCATGCGCGTCAGCCACCCCGACGTCATCCAGTTCATCCACGCGAAGAACAAGGACGTCTCGCTCGCGCACTCGCTTCGCCTGAACGACCCCGACGACTTCACGCACAACTCCTTCGCCGACGCACTGGAGGAGGCGCGCGAACTCATCGACGAGGAGGGGCGCGTCCCCAAGCACCTCCGCAACGCCGTCGAGGGCCATCTCTCTAACTTCAACATCTCCGTCGGCATCACCGACGACTTCATGGACGCCCTCTTCGCGGGCGAGGAGTTCACCTTCACGAACCCCCGAACCGAGGAACCGCACGTCGCCACGCCGGAGACGAAGGAGATATACGAGATGTTCGGCCTCGGCGAGTACGTCGAAGTCGGCGAAGTGCTCTCCATCCCGGCGGAGGAACTGTGGGACCACATGGTCGAGGGCGCGTGGGAGAACGGCGAACCCGGCGTCATCTACCTCGAACGCGTCAACAAGGAGCACTCCTTCGACGTGGAGGAGCACCCCGACCACCGCATCCTCGCGACGAACCCCTGCGGGGAACAGCCCCTCGAAGAGTACGAGGCGTGTAACCTCGGCCACATCAACCTCTCGACGCTCGCCGACCTCGACGCGCCCGACTGGCGCGTCTGGTACGACGACCACGGCGACGAGTACGACAGTATCGACGACGCCGTCGACGCCTTCCTCGAAGAGGCCATCGACTGGGAGGAGTTCGACCACCGCATCGAGTACGGCACCCGCTTCCTCGAGAACGTCGTCACGATGTCGGACTTCCCCGTCGACAAAATCGAACAGAAGGTGCGCGACATGCGCAAAATCGGCCTCGGCATCATGGGACTGGCCCAGCTGTACATCCAGCTCGGCATCAAGTACGGCTCCGACGCCGGAAACGAAGTCGCAGAGCAGCTGATGACCCACATCAACCACGAGTCGAAGTGGGCCAGCCACGAACTCGCCGAGGAGCGCGGTAGCTTCAACGAGTGGGGCGACTCCAAGTACGCGAACCCGACGGAGTACCGCGAGTGGTTCGAAAAGCAGACCGGCCTCGACGCCGACGACTGGGCCGATGGTTTCGCGCTTCGGAACCACAACACGACGACCATCGCGCCGACGGGCACCACCTCGATGATCGGCAACACGACGGGTGGCTGCGAACCCATCTACAACGTCGCCTACTACAAGAACGTCTCCGACGACGTGCAGGGCGACGAGATGCTCGTCGAGTTCGACGACTACTTCCTCCGGGTGTTGGAGGCCAACGACATCGACGTCGAGGAGGTCAAACGGGAGGCCCAAGAGCAGATGGCCAACAACGAGTTCGACGGCGTCTCCTCGCTCTCGACCGTTCCGGAGGCCATCACCGAGCTGTTCGTCGTCACCTCCGACCTCTCGGGCAAACAGCACGCCGCCGTGCAGTGCGCCTGTCAGAACGGCGTCGACTCCGCCATCTCGAAGACGTGTAACTTCCCGAACTCCGCGACGCGGGAGGACATGGACGAGGTGTACCGCTACATCTACAAGAACGGCGGGAAGGGCGTCACCGTCTACCGCGACGGCACCCGCTCGAAGCAGGTGCTGACGACGCGCGCGAAGAACGCCGACTTCGCCGACGAGGGCGAGGCCGCGGAGACCCTCGTCGAACAGATGGAGGAGGTGTTCGGCGGTCTGGAGGGCTTCCTCGACAACGAGGAGGTCCGCGCCGCACTCGACGGCGAAGTCGAACGCCTGCTCGCGGAGGCCGACGGCGACGTGGAACTCGGCTCGAAGCGTCCCCGTCCCGACGTCCTCTACGGCGTCACCCAGCGCATCGACACCGGCTACGGGAAACTGTACGTCAACATCAACGAGGACGAACACGGCCGACCGTTCGAGCTGTTCGCCAACATCGGCAACTCCGGCGGCTTCACCGCCTCGTTCACCGAGTCGCTCGCGAAGACCATCTCGACGGCGCTCCGGACGGGCGTCGACCCCGAGGAGATCGCCAGCGAACTGCAGGGCATCCGCAGTCCGAAGGTGGCGTGGGACAAAGGAGAGCAGATAAACTCCATCCCCGACGCCATCGGCACGGCGATGCGCCGCTACCTCGACGGCGAGATAGACGAGGGCTACCCGCAACAGAAGAACCTCACGGAGGTTTCCGAGGAAGCGAACCTCGGCGAACCCGAACCCGAAGCCGACGGCGGCGCGGCCGTCGCCGACTCGCCGAACGCCGACTCCCCGGACGCCGACTCGAAGTCCTCGGACGCGATGGACGACTTACTCGCCGCGGGCGAGAGTCCCGAGTGTCCCGAGTGTAACAGCATGACGCTGTACTACTCCGAAGGCTGCAAGACCTGCGAGTCCTGC is a window of Halopelagius longus DNA encoding:
- a CDS encoding phosphatase PAP2 family protein — its product is MSRSQVVGAELGHTIRQVVPPELIPLFIVVTFFGGVGFVLTLFTVDYWFVDAKRGAHSLGLAIAGAGLVVALKAFFGEPRPSVDVAVIAASGFSFPSGHATMSTIAYGILAYDLRKGTRRVRFAVASVAVALIALSRVVLGVHYVRDVVAGVLFGSLFLLAAISLTKHVPRYAFWLAAAVGTVALLVSGASQDGLAIFGASAGAALTWESFDVYPGVESRREQAVLVVGVLPFLAAAGYVATKLDPPPAAVVLLTGVVTAAILAAPLVVERFD
- a CDS encoding metal-dependent hydrolase encodes the protein MASLRPPFDSPAEPPVNYIRLVSVARPMVDIIGHVGMALIWLAVGWFLYAERAALGFVALGAPFGLLPDIDLWLSRAFPTVHHHGITHTILFVSVAAVAIGAILGKWVVPWLEAHYVPASEIGNRYAYAIGAVWVATLSHLFADMLSAPDIAQPIEPFWPVVGQAVGLDVFYYNSPLVNWGLFVAGLVLTAVLWWWDDDARAVAEA
- the trpG gene encoding anthranilate synthase component II, which codes for MTLRLLVVDNYDSFTYNLVEYFSERRIEGEPVEVVVRKNTASLDEIRDLDPDAIVISPGPGHPKNDRDVGVTTEVLTTLSTEVPTLGVCLGLEAAVYAYGGTVGHAPEPIHGKAFPVDHDGRGVFAGLEQGFQAGRYHSLVATEVPDCFEVSATTDHEGTDLVMGVRHREYPIECVQFHPESVLTAVGHDVVANFLRTVVSDRASVV
- a CDS encoding adenosylcobalamin-dependent ribonucleoside-diphosphate reductase, with the translated sequence MSRADISADELQLPIKRTEGDTLEDRLTANAYHNILPARYLRKDADGELVETQEELFARVAKNIALAEAVYEAEKRDATVTVTPDQLKPDHPRRDELAAEVFGKGTAAEDDAETELSVYNVNKFAYDTVVPELPEEIRAEVEAKREEFQEMMESLSFMPNSPTLMNAGDELQQLSACFVDSPDDDITDIHQTAKEAAEVFQSGGGMGYAFWRLRPYGDAVGSTGGIASGPITFMRTYDQMCETIAQGGARRGAQMGVMRVSHPDVIQFIHAKNKDVSLAHSLRLNDPDDFTHNSFADALEEARELIDEEGRVPKHLRNAVEGHLSNFNISVGITDDFMDALFAGEEFTFTNPRTEEPHVATPETKEIYEMFGLGEYVEVGEVLSIPAEELWDHMVEGAWENGEPGVIYLERVNKEHSFDVEEHPDHRILATNPCGEQPLEEYEACNLGHINLSTLADLDAPDWRVWYDDHGDEYDSIDDAVDAFLEEAIDWEEFDHRIEYGTRFLENVVTMSDFPVDKIEQKVRDMRKIGLGIMGLAQLYIQLGIKYGSDAGNEVAEQLMTHINHESKWASHELAEERGSFNEWGDSKYANPTEYREWFEKQTGLDADDWADGFALRNHNTTTIAPTGTTSMIGNTTGGCEPIYNVAYYKNVSDDVQGDEMLVEFDDYFLRVLEANDIDVEEVKREAQEQMANNEFDGVSSLSTVPEAITELFVVTSDLSGKQHAAVQCACQNGVDSAISKTCNFPNSATREDMDEVYRYIYKNGGKGVTVYRDGTRSKQVLTTRAKNADFADEGEAAETLVEQMEEVFGGLEGFLDNEEVRAALDGEVERLLAEADGDVELGSKRPRPDVLYGVTQRIDTGYGKLYVNINEDEHGRPFELFANIGNSGGFTASFTESLAKTISTALRTGVDPEEIASELQGIRSPKVAWDKGEQINSIPDAIGTAMRRYLDGEIDEGYPQQKNLTEVSEEANLGEPEPEADGGAAVADSPNADSPDADSKSSDAMDDLLAAGESPECPECNSMTLYYSEGCKTCESCGWSEC
- a CDS encoding phosphoribosylanthranilate isomerase: MVRAKVCGVTNESDLRAVERAGADAVGVISEVTVDTPREVSLSRASALFEAASPFLTTTLVSMPASVTRAVELASAASPDVLQLHGDFDADEFQRISVQTDARVVAVVDAESSARARAVAHVVDGVLVDSVSEDGAGGTGETHDWTATAEVVETLDAPVTLAGGLTPENVAEAVRTVRPYAVDVASGVEAEGGVKDHDAVRAFVRNAKAAADASERARDDGGSEGDRDGEREVPS
- the trpE gene encoding anthranilate synthase component I; amino-acid sequence: MTNVSLSRSREEFASLLDAEEGRAVAHLTADLPATSPLSAYAALSDRSDYGFLLESAEKTPSSDPDGAFAADGDGDGADADRHARYSFVGYDPEAVVTVGPDGTDVETLGGRAAEVVAEACSGSRDGDVLDNLRTALPDLPRVGFPDDERQQLRGGLVGFLAYEAVYDLWLEEVGVERPDSPVPDAQFVLTTRTLSFDHAEDTVRLVFTPVVGPDDDPDAVYDELLSEARAVAETLSAAEEPETGGFVKSGETAGPQDEYEDAVRRTKRHVLDGDIYQAVISRVRELRGSVDPMGLYEALREVNPSPYMYLLRHDDRVVVGASPETLVSVQGRRVVSNPIAGTCPRGTSPVEDRRLAGEMLADGKERAEHTMLVDLARNDVRRVSEPGSVRVEEFMNVLKYSHVQHIESTVTGTLAEENDAFDATRASFPAGTLTGAPKVRAMEIIDELELTPRGVYGGGVGYYSWSGDADFAIVIRTAAVRRGEEDVITVRAGAGIVADSDPAAEYEETEQKMGGVLAAVERIEREPDASDSAAAGEVPR